The Streptomyces sp. NBC_01268 genome window below encodes:
- a CDS encoding class I SAM-dependent methyltransferase has translation MDPAAAVPDETANDYDRFAEEYAAENEHGLVNAYYERPAMTALAGDVAGRRILDAGCGSGPLTAALRDRGAVVSGVDASTGMLALARRRLGADADLRVADLRDPLPFADGAFDDVVASLVLHYLEDWGPTLAEFRRVLRPGGRLIASVDHPFVAYTIQEPRPDYFATTSYTFDWPLGGQLVPMRFWRKPLHAMTDAFTAAGFRLTAVAEPQPDPAARDLFPDSFQALADSPCFLFFVVEAPQPPGRANG, from the coding sequence ATGGATCCGGCAGCCGCGGTGCCCGACGAGACCGCCAACGACTACGACCGTTTCGCGGAGGAGTACGCCGCGGAGAACGAGCACGGCCTCGTGAACGCGTACTACGAGAGGCCCGCGATGACGGCCCTGGCCGGAGACGTCGCCGGCCGTCGGATCCTGGACGCCGGGTGCGGCTCGGGCCCGTTGACCGCGGCCCTGCGCGACCGTGGAGCGGTCGTCAGCGGTGTCGACGCCAGCACCGGGATGCTGGCGCTGGCCAGGCGCCGGCTCGGAGCGGACGCGGACCTGCGCGTCGCCGATCTGCGCGACCCGCTGCCGTTCGCGGACGGCGCGTTCGACGACGTGGTCGCGTCGCTGGTGCTGCACTACCTGGAGGACTGGGGTCCGACGCTGGCCGAGTTCCGGCGGGTGCTCCGGCCGGGCGGCCGGCTGATCGCGTCGGTGGACCATCCCTTCGTCGCGTACACGATCCAGGAGCCCCGGCCCGACTACTTCGCGACCACCAGCTACACCTTCGACTGGCCGCTCGGCGGGCAGCTCGTGCCGATGAGGTTCTGGCGCAAGCCACTGCACGCGATGACGGACGCCTTCACGGCCGCCGGTTTCCGCCTGACCGCCGTCGCCGAGCCACAGCCCGACCCGGCCGCCCGCGACCTGTTCCCCGACTCCTTCCAGGCCCTCGCCGACAGCCCCTGCTTCCTGTTCTTCGTCGTGGAAGCGCCGCAGCCGCCCGGACGCGCGAACGGCTGA
- a CDS encoding GNAT family N-acetyltransferase, which translates to MDIRPTTDQDHAVFVDTLHTAFGRFPETPAEDGGNVWWAALEPERCLLARAADGRPVGTAGTYAFELTLPGGALAPAAGVTAVGVLPSHRRRGVLSAMMRHQLTELRAGGEFLSVLLASEATIYGRFGYGPATYTRRLTVRRDQAAFAPPRANGADGVDSADGADGADAAPADGSRGASVEVLRRAECGEVLEEVYERYRRAQPGALSRPARWWALGAGQPPVSRAPRYVAVHRGADGVPDGYASYSIGDADTLTVDETVATDDAAFTALARFLLGHDLVGQVVFKHLPPEHPLRWQLTDFRAGTLSGETDWLWVRLLDVPRALTARGWFGDGELVLDVADPFLGERGRHLLTVRDGKADCVPTDRAPDLTLDVNDLGAVYLGGTAPSALVRAGHIRAHHPAAAALADALFRAERPPHCLHWF; encoded by the coding sequence ATGGACATCCGTCCCACGACCGACCAGGACCACGCCGTCTTCGTCGACACGCTCCACACCGCGTTCGGACGCTTCCCGGAGACCCCGGCCGAGGACGGCGGCAATGTCTGGTGGGCGGCGTTGGAACCGGAACGGTGCCTGCTCGCCCGGGCTGCGGACGGCCGGCCCGTCGGTACCGCCGGCACGTACGCCTTCGAACTCACCCTGCCCGGCGGGGCCCTCGCACCCGCCGCCGGGGTGACCGCCGTCGGCGTCCTGCCCTCGCACCGACGCCGGGGCGTGCTCAGCGCGATGATGCGGCATCAGCTCACCGAGCTGCGGGCCGGAGGGGAGTTCCTCTCCGTGCTGCTGGCCTCGGAGGCCACGATCTACGGCCGGTTCGGCTACGGACCCGCGACGTACACCCGGCGCCTCACGGTGCGGCGCGACCAGGCGGCCTTCGCCCCGCCACGGGCGAACGGCGCGGACGGCGTCGACAGCGCGGACGGCGCGGACGGCGCGGACGCCGCCCCGGCGGACGGATCACGCGGCGCCTCGGTCGAGGTCCTGCGCCGGGCCGAGTGCGGGGAGGTCCTGGAAGAGGTCTACGAGCGCTACCGCCGCGCGCAGCCCGGCGCGTTGTCCCGGCCGGCCCGCTGGTGGGCCCTGGGCGCGGGGCAGCCGCCCGTCTCCCGCGCGCCGCGTTACGTCGCCGTCCACCGGGGCGCCGACGGCGTCCCGGACGGCTACGCGAGCTACTCGATCGGCGACGCCGACACCCTGACCGTCGACGAGACCGTCGCCACCGACGACGCCGCCTTCACGGCCCTGGCCCGCTTCCTGCTCGGCCACGACCTGGTCGGCCAGGTCGTGTTCAAGCACCTCCCGCCCGAGCACCCGCTGCGCTGGCAGCTCACGGACTTCCGCGCGGGCACGCTGAGCGGCGAGACCGACTGGCTGTGGGTCCGGCTCCTCGACGTCCCCCGGGCGCTGACCGCGCGCGGGTGGTTCGGCGACGGCGAGCTCGTCCTCGACGTCGCCGACCCGTTCCTCGGCGAGCGCGGCCGCCACCTGCTGACCGTCCGGGACGGCAAGGCCGACTGCGTCCCGACCGACCGGGCGCCCGACCTGACGCTCGACGTGAACGACCTGGGCGCGGTCTACCTCGGCGGCACCGCCCCGAGCGCCCTCGTACGCGCGGGGCACATCCGGGCCCACCACCCGGCCGCGGCCGCCCTCGCCGACGCGCTCTTCCGCGCGGAGCGCCCGCCGCACTGCCTGCACTGGTTCTGA
- a CDS encoding ABC transporter permease has protein sequence MFLALLELKAARGRFLLMGSVVVLVAALVGIVSGFTTGLGDDTVSALRRLPATHIAFAAGSASDQFARGLIDAPTADGWRKDPAVESAEATPLGVSITRGTTSRGTEVDLAAFGVEPGAFTDPGADDGTPLDAATPLGVVVSRQLADEGVRIGDTLVVDRLGIRLAVVGTTGRSSYGHVPVAYVTTDTWRRIRFTVPGAKALPADLPLQYSAMALRLPEDADSTTLAAADRRHGTTTVPLEKAFAAAPGYEGERLTMTSIQTFLFLIAPLVVGAFFAVWTVQRTPELALLRAMGASRSRLLGHTLAQAAVVVAAGTAAGAALASTVGLLVGGQVPFSLPASTLATTMAAVALVGLAGSALTLRRVTTVDPMTMLGAAR, from the coding sequence GTGTTCCTCGCCCTGCTGGAACTGAAAGCGGCCCGGGGCCGCTTCCTGCTGATGGGCAGCGTCGTCGTGCTCGTCGCCGCGCTCGTCGGCATCGTGTCCGGCTTCACCACAGGCCTCGGCGACGACACCGTCTCCGCCCTGCGCAGGCTCCCCGCGACCCACATCGCCTTCGCGGCCGGCTCGGCCTCCGACCAGTTCGCCCGCGGGCTGATCGACGCCCCGACCGCCGACGGCTGGCGGAAGGACCCGGCCGTCGAGAGCGCGGAGGCGACCCCGCTCGGCGTCTCGATCACCCGGGGCACCACGAGTCGGGGCACCGAAGTGGATCTCGCCGCGTTCGGCGTCGAACCCGGCGCCTTCACCGACCCGGGCGCCGACGACGGCACGCCCCTGGACGCGGCCACGCCCCTGGGCGTGGTCGTCTCCCGCCAACTCGCCGACGAAGGCGTGCGGATCGGCGACACCCTCGTCGTCGACCGGCTCGGCATCCGCCTGGCGGTGGTCGGCACGACGGGCCGCTCCTCGTACGGGCACGTCCCCGTCGCGTACGTCACCACGGACACCTGGCGTCGCATCCGCTTCACCGTCCCCGGCGCGAAGGCCCTCCCCGCCGACCTCCCGCTCCAGTACAGCGCGATGGCGCTCCGCCTCCCCGAAGACGCCGACAGCACCACCCTCGCGGCGGCCGACCGCCGCCACGGCACGACGACCGTCCCCCTGGAGAAGGCCTTCGCGGCGGCCCCCGGCTACGAGGGCGAGCGCCTGACCATGACGTCGATCCAGACCTTCCTCTTCCTCATCGCCCCGCTCGTCGTCGGCGCCTTCTTCGCCGTGTGGACCGTCCAGCGCACCCCGGAACTCGCCCTGCTCCGCGCCATGGGCGCCTCCCGGAGCCGCCTGCTCGGCCACACCCTCGCCCAGGCCGCCGTCGTGGTCGCCGCCGGCACCGCGGCCGGAGCGGCGCTGGCCTCCACCGTCGGCCTGCTCGTCGGCGGACAAGTGCCGTTCAGCCTGCCCGCGAGCACCCTCGCGACCACCATGGCCGCCGTGGCCCTGGTCGGCCTCGCGGGCTCCGCCCTCACCCTGCGCCGCGTGACCACCGTCGACCCG